GATCACCCTGTTTTTGAATTCCGAGGCCATGGTCTCAAAACGGGTGGCGAGCGCGGCGTCGTCCAGATTTTCCCGTTGCGCCTTGTGGCTGACAAAGGCGATGGTCAGCAGCAGCGCCAGCACCGCGCCGAAGCCGATAGTCAGCTTGCGTCCAAGGTTCAGGTCGTTCCAGGACATGCAAGGCTCCTTGGGCCAGGACAATCCGGCCGGATTCCGTTTGTCGGCGGCTGGCGCGCCGCCCGATTATCACAGGTCTGCTAGAGCAGATTGCTTTTAATACGCCCGCTCCGGCGTTGACGGCGCAAGTGAATTGCGCCTACGCCGAAGCTAGCGGCAAGCCATGCCGACGCATGGCTTGCAGAGCATTTTCAAAAGCAAAATGCTCTAAACACGCTCCTCGACCAGCAGGTTCTGGTCCGTCAGCAGCGCATCCCCATCGAGCAGCAGCCAGCCCTGCGTTGTCACGCCCCGGCACAAGGCCGCCAGCGCCAACGGCAGGTTGGCCGGCGCGGGAAGCTTGTCCGTCTCGGCCAGGGATTGAACTCCCAGCACTTCGTCGGCCAGCAGGGCCGTTTCCAGCCCATGACCCCGTGCGATTACCACCGCCGGCGTTTCCGGGACCAAACCGGGGTCAAGGCCCAGAAACAGCGGCAGATCCATTATCGCCACCACTCGGCCGCGCAGGGCGGTCACGCCCATGATGAAAGGCGGCACGCAGGGAATGGGCGTCAGCCCGCCAAGAACCTGGGCCTCCAGGACGCAGCTTGTCTCCAGGCCGAAGATGCGCCTGGAGCGGCGGAAAAACAGCCATCCAGCGAGGTCTTCCGCGGCTTCGGCCTTGGGGCCGTGGCGTCGGGCCAGCCTGGCGGCCCGGGCCTTGA
The sequence above is a segment of the Desulfocurvibacter africanus subsp. africanus DSM 2603 genome. Coding sequences within it:
- a CDS encoding chemotaxis protein CheW — protein: MDDGIQIREAILKARAARLARRHGPKAEAAEDLAGWLFFRRSRRIFGLETSCVLEAQVLGGLTPIPCVPPFIMGVTALRGRVVAIMDLPLFLGLDPGLVPETPAVVIARGHGLETALLADEVLGVQSLAETDKLPAPANLPLALAALCRGVTTQGWLLLDGDALLTDQNLLVEERV